The window AGGTGTTGATCAGTGCCTTATTGATTGAATTACTGATTAATTCAAGCTCTGAggtagaaacaggaaaaagaatctgacaaatgtgtttaaatgcacatttttttttttatggggcaatgagggttaagcgacttgcccagggtcacacagctagtaagtgtcaagtgtctgaggccagatctaaactcaggtcttcctgaatccagggctggtgctttatccaccacctagctgcccctaaatgcacATTCTTTGGGGAAGAAAATCAAAATTGTTCCTTACCGAtaaattcttttattattattattattttttgcagagcaatgagggttaagtgacttgcccagggtcacccagctagtaagtgtcaagtgtctaaggctagacttgaactcaggtcctcctgaatccaaggccagtgctttatccactgcaccgcctagctgccttTACCCATAAATTCTTAACTGGCCTTTGGGCAGTTTGGGCAAATGATGGATGAGGATTCATTGAAGGCTTTGATGAGCAGAGTCTTCTCTTTGCAGAGCTGAGAAATGGCCCCTGTTACTTGTTCCAGTCCCTGGTGAATactgtgaaaaatgtttttctatgTTTGAGGATTTAAGGGACACAGGAACTTTGTTCTAACTCCAGCTTGCTTCCTGTATTGTTTCTAAGTAACTCCttgagcagtgagggttaaatgacttgcccagggtcacacagctagtaagtgtcaagtgtctgaggccggatttgaactcaggtccttctgaatccagggccagtgctttatcctccatgccacctagctgcctcactgcTTGAGTCTTAATAAAGCTCCAAAGTAATTTGCAGGTCTCTAGAAGAAGCTGACAGGAGAATGGCTTTTAGAGTCAAAATATAGAATTCCTGCATCTTGGGCAACTTTCCTTGGGGGAGTTAAGTGGCCACTAATAATTCACTTTCTGGGGATTGGGAAGGGCCAGTCTCTCTTGGAGGGCTGGCATTCCTAATCTTGTTTGTATCATGAAATCCTTTGGCAGTCTACTGAAGCTATGAATCTCTCTTTAgagcaatgtttttaaataattgaaggaaatgctaaatttcatgaGAATGGAGATGCAGTTTATTTCTCTGTCAAGCTTAGAACACATAAAATGTGCCCATGTCCCTGAGGTTAAGAATCCTTCCCACAGAGAGTCCTATCCTGATCCTATGgaatctccttctctccccttgaCAATCCttggaaaagggggaagaggagggactGATGTGAAGTTGAAGTGCCCTGGGAAAGTGAGTCCAAAGAGGAGAGCCACTGTAGAGACCTTGAGGTTAGCAACTTGGGCCTGAATATTTGAGAGGGAGATTGCCAATCCTTCAAACTCTTAATTGTTTTCCATGTCATCACCCCAGAATTGGCTAGATATCTCCCTACCACATCTTGGCCCCTTTGTGAAAGTTCAATTCTATACTTACTGTCTTCTCTTGAATCCCTTGCCCCCTTCCCCTATAGGTCATGTTGCCTTGTTAAATCTCAATTCTGAATTATATCCACCATCCACAGTCTTTGCTTATATTCATGTGTTGCTGAAAGAAGgtggagaaaattataaaaagtgcTGACCTGGTCTACTCAAGATTTACAGTGCATAATTTCAACCAGGCTCTGATTGCAATGGGGCCATCATTTATACTTTCCTAACTGATCACTCTCCTACTCACGACAGCATCTTTTTCCAAAATTTTCATCCTTTCTCaaatctcctcctctccccaacctCTCAGTTCAGAACTTTGTctcatattacacacacacacacacacacacacacacacacacacacacacacacacacacacacacactgaagacATTTGTTGAGAGCTTACTGTTCTTTTCTACTCCTCAACTCACATATGCCAGATGTCTTCTGGAACTCTCTCCATCTTCACCCCTTTCTCACATGAGGTATTGGTTCTTTTCCTTGTAAAGACAACACCCTCTCAACAcaaaagtgatcccattccatctcattTTCTCCAGAAGATTGCTCTTTTTATTATCGCCACTTATTCACTCATTTTAatctcagtcagtcaattaacatttctGTCTGaaaggcattttgctaagtgctgaggatacaaaaagaggcaaaagacagtccctgccctcaaggaactcataatctaattacagagacaacaagcaaacaaatatgaacaaacaggctatatacaaagtaaatgggaaataattaagaggcagaaggcactagaattaagagagctagggaaaagtttcctgtagaagacaGGACTTTAAAGAAGCAAGTGAACGCAGAAAAAATATCTGGAGCTGAGAGATTgcatcttgtttgaggaacaaaaaggaggctggtatcactggatcaaagaataagtGTCAGGGAGTAAGTTGTGAGAAGATTGTAAAGGTAGGAGCAGCTCAgttatgaaggcctttgaatCCCAAATGAAGGATTTTCTATTTAATCCTGTCTCCATACTGCCTACAATTAGGCCCATGTctttcccatccttaaaaaccccTCACTTCATTTATCTATCCGCACTAGCTACCCTCCCACATCTCCCCTTCTTTATTGTTGCTAAACGctttgagaaggccatctatGAGAGGTTcttccacttcttttcctctAAGTCTTTTCGTAACTCTCTACAATTTGGTTTCTGACATCACTCCACTGAAATTTCTTCTGTAGAAagttaccagggcagctaggtggcacagtggataaagcacctgccctggattcaggacgatctgagttcaaattcagcctcagacacttgacacttactagctctgtgactctgggcaagtcacttaaccttcatttccttgcataaaaaaaaaaaagttaccaatGACCCTTCAATTGCTAAATATATTGTCCTTttatcaatcctcatccttcttgactgtTCTGCAGCCTTTCACACTGTTTAACTGGTAAtactttttaaattctcttcttacttttctgatctctcctcattttcctttccagGATCTTCTTTGAGGTCATGTCTACTGGGAGTTACTGGGAGTTCCAAAGGGCTCTGCCTcacccctcttctcttctctgcatATATTATATCAGCTttctgatctcatcagctcccatggatgcAATGCTCATTTCTAGGCTGATAattttcaaatctacttatctagccTAACCTCTCtggctaactttttttttaatgttataaatgttatatttattatattaatattagccTATTGACATATTTACAATGTGTTAGCCTgtgttgaattcttttttttttacatataaggtattttattttttccattacatgtaaagatagttctcaacttttgtttatacaagctttacaatttcagatttttctccctccctcccctccctcccccctcccctagacagcaggtaatctgatataggttatatctatatatctatatacatatctatatatatatacacataataacattaatcctatttctgcattagtcctgttataagagaaaaaatcagagcaatgatacaaaacctgaaaatagaaaaaaaaaacaacagcaccaaaaacaaaagaaatagtatggttcaatcagcatctatactccccagttctttttttttttttcttggatttgaagatcctcttctatcatgagttccctggaactcttttgtatcTGGCTAACTTTGTATCTCTGACTGCTTATTGAACTTCTCAACCTGGATATCTCATAGCaatattaaattcaacatatacAGTATTAAATTCTagattttctcctcttcctaacttccctgttactatGGTTCCACCACCATCCTCTAAGTATATAGCCTAGCAACCCAGAAATGATCCTTAACTTCTTACTCTCTTTCACTCCTGCTCATATCCAATTATTTGCCAAGATCTattgattttacttttgtaacatTTCTATTatctgcccccttccctcctctaatACTGTCACCACTCTTAGCACCTCACACCTGAGCTATTGAAATATCTGCATGGGTGAAttccctgccacaagtcttttCCCACTCCAATTGATCCTCCTCCAGCTATAAGTGATTTCTAACCAATAAAATCCAATTCTTCCTTATCACTTCTATGATCAAATGTAAACTGCTGTGTTTGATGTGTTCAGAGCCCCTCATAACTTCCTCCCTAaatcttttctgtcttttaatacatatgtacatatatatatgtagttaaatgtttcccatttacatatacaagattttttttttttggatgaggcaattggggttaagtgacttgcccagggtcacacagctagtaagtgttaagtgtctgaggccggatttgaactcaggtactcctgactccagggctggtgctttatccactgcgtcacctaactgcccccatataCAAGATTTTaatacccatttttaaaaatgtgagtcccaaattctttccctccctcctgcccttccACCATTCCTTGAGAAGGTGAGCaatatgattatacatgtgaagtcatgctaaacatatttccatattaactatattacaaaagaaaacacacaaacttcccttcctcccccaagaaaaataaagctaaaaaagGGTACGCTTCACTagttctttctggaggtggatagcattttctatcacaggtactttggtgggttttttttgggggggggttgtttttgtttttgttttttgtggggcaatgagggttaagtgacttgcccagggtcacacagctagtaagtgtcaagtgtctgaggctggatttgaactcacgtacttctgactccagggctggtgctctaacttctgctccacctagctgcccccataggtacTTTGGAACGGTCTTGGATcatgtcttgatcagaatagctatgtctttcacagttgataatccttacaatattgctgttagtatttacaatattctcctggttctgctcactttacttttcatGAGTTCATGGTCTTCCCAGCTTTTCCTATAAtgatccttctcatcatttcttaaggcacTATTgtgttccatcacaattatatatcacgacttgttcagccattcaccaactgatgttcatccctttaatttctaattctttgccaccatgaaagagctgctaaaatatttttcaaatcctttctccttttttttaatcttattggAATGCAGACTTAGTAGTGGAACAAAGGATAAgtatagctttatagccctttaggcatagttccaaattgttctacaactccaccaacagagtTAGTGTCCTACCACattccctctagcatttgtcattttacttttctgccatcttagccaatctcataggtatgaggtgataactcagagttgtttttatttccatttttctgattggaatacctgaaaaccatgatcaaagcaCCAGCACCAAcatagatccctgtagtctcccccctgcccagggctcagccctctcaccacactgtgagcttagttccagacgacactaccgcttcagctgattcagaggctctggggggtttccttctctggtgaggccttcctgggactggatctgtcagggtgactgtggggttgggctcaactcctgtatcagtacagcatctccctccttctgaccttccaagctgttcttggttagaagatgatttcagcacattcttttgtgagttttgcttctctgggcattttcctatggcgttatttggatgttttttggagtgatcgtgtcatgagttccgcaaatcccttttgaagagggatagggtgaaagaagatggataacagGTGTATGATTCCAGCAATAGGCTCCCACCTTGCTAAGCAACCTGATGCAATGAAGAAAGAGCTGTCAATCAGAAATCAATCAGATTTAATTTGACatgtgtaccatgtaccatgtaccgtgTACCATGTGCTGTGTACTGTGTGCcatgtactatgtgccatgtaccatgtGCTGTGTTCTGTGTGCCGTGTACCATGTGCCATGTGTGGGTGTACTGTGTACCACATATTGTGTGCCATGGTGTTTAGTATGGTATAGTGtataggacagctaggttgcaTGATGCTTAGAGTGCCGGGCCTAGAGTTAGAtacttacttgtgtgaccctgggcaagtcactgcccttgtttgccccagtttttcTCATGAGCTCAAGAAGGGGCAGGAATCAATCAGAAATCAATCAGGATTAATTTGACAAGTGTATCATGTACCGTGTGCCATGTGCTGTGTACCATGTACCGTGTACCATGTGTCATGTAGTATGTGCTGCATACCATGTGCCATGGGCAGGTGTACCATGTACCACATATTGTGTGCTGTGGTGTCAAGTATGGTATAGTGtataggacagctaggttgcacaatgcttagagtgctgggcctagagttagatatttacttgtgtgaccctgggcaagtttttttaacctctttttccatttggccaactctgtatgtttttttttaaaggatttttttcttcagtgttttttgtgactcttttaccaagatgttagctgtcttttcataattttcttaccttgctttcatttctttgtcaaATTTTCCCTCTAGCActcttatttgaattttaaaatcatttttagcttTTCCAGCAATTCTTCTTGGAGTTATGAGcgattcacatttttttttccctttgaggttttgtttgtatCTGTTTTGACatcatcttctgagtttgtgtcttgatcttcatTGTCGCTATAATAGGTTTTTACAGTTGggttcctgttgttgttgttgtttattcattttcccagactatttcttttttttttttataacaatttgtctttttatttagcaCTTCTACAAATTATGCCTTAACAGCAAATTTCTGAAGAGGGTACAGGCGTTCCTTCCTCTGCTGTTTTTTGGTCTTCAGGCTTTCCTCATGCTTATTAAGCCTGCGGCGCATGGCACGGGTCTTCTTGGGCCGAAGGTCCAGGGGCTTGTATTTCTTGCCCTTATAGAATTTCCTGAGGTTCTCTTTTTGTGTCTGGTTGATGACAGTCAGGACTCGGGCAATAGATTTTCTGACAACTCGGATCTTAGATAGCTTGGATGCAGCTCCTCCAGTGACCTTAGCCACTCTCAATTGGGAAAGTTCCACCTTTAAATCATCTAACTGTTTAAGtagctcctccttcttcttcccacgaAGATCCCTGGCCTTGATTTTGCCATGATCGAAGATACGACAGTCCGCCACCGGATCCGAGGAGAAAGagcccagactatttcttgactttaaactttatgttaaagtcaGGCTCTATTCCTTGTATGAGGGGGCATCatctcaagcttcaggcttttttcactgctattttcagagctagatcTGGGGTTTGGAAGTTATCAGTGCtttcaaggtggtgtgatctggggagaggtgtggtctCTGCTCTTTTGTTCTGTGCTCTATTCCTTACCCAGGAAGGGTCCCTGATCCCTTGGGATTGCAATCTATACTCCTTCTCAGGGACCCTGCTCCCTTGGGATCAGATGTGATACTGCTCCTCAGGACTTCCATTCCCTCTTGAATGAAaattcttctttctgtctttcaacTATGACACAGAAGTGGATATAAGTTGTGGAATTGTCAAACAGCATATGCTTATTACATCTAGTACTAGCACaggggtcccctgtaatctctttatgATCCATTACCAGGTCCTCATACTGTCTCTGGATTGAGAACTCCTGAAACCACTGCAGTTTCTGTCATCACTGGCTAGTGCCACCACTGGTGTTACATCCATGTGAGTTCTGGGCCAGCCTCCAcccatgtcacagatctctccttctgacctcctgagttgtcttgggctagaaaaataTCTCAACCTGACCTTTTGTAGGCTCTGctactccagaattcaatttgaggtgttattataaagttgtttggagggaaatatgCCAGGAATTTGGCCCAGTGCTTCttctcttccaccatcttggctttgtcCCTAAAACTGGCTTTTCTGTCTTCTAACATTTTCTACCCTCTCATCCAAATACTCTGAGagtcagtgacactggcctccttgctagtCTTCACACAAGATATTCAATCTCCATACTATGGAATATTTACTGGCTGAGGGTCAAGCCTGtacttctttctctcctaatttgacTTTCTTGTGTCCCTGGGTTTCTTGAAATCCTATCTAAAAAACTCACCTACTacaagaagccttctctgatcagTGTAATTATAGTGTCTTCTCTCTTTTGGTTGTCTCTAATTAATActacacatagttgtttgcatattgtctttctCATTATACTGTGTGTTTCTCGAGTCttatctttttcttgtttctatatTCCAAGCACTTAGGGCAggatctggtacatagtaggctctaaataaatatttgttttctgaaCAACTAATTAACTGTTTGGCCTAATTTGTGTGAAGAATTTCTATTATTCCTAGCAGTAATCTTTCCCCAGTTACTCCTAttacctttttgggggggggtaaggagGTGGGCAGGATTTTACTTTGCTCATGAGACGAATGCCAAAGAGAAGTTGGGGTAAGAGGTAAAACTGATTGTAGGAatgaggacccccccccccaattttcttttttttcttttcttttcttttctttttttgcagggcaatgggggttaagtgacttgcccagggtcaca is drawn from Dromiciops gliroides isolate mDroGli1 chromosome 2, mDroGli1.pri, whole genome shotgun sequence and contains these coding sequences:
- the LOC122738487 gene encoding 60S ribosomal protein L35-like → MEVLRSSITSDPKGAGSLRRSIDCNPKGSGTLPGLKSRNSLGSFSSDPVADCRIFDHGKIKARDLRGKKKEELLKQLDDLKVELSQLRVAKVTGGAASKLSKIRVVRKSIARVLTVINQTQKENLRKFYKGKKYKPLDLRPKKTRAMRRRLNKHEESLKTKKQQRKERLYPLQKFAVKA